A single Elephas maximus indicus isolate mEleMax1 chromosome 2, mEleMax1 primary haplotype, whole genome shotgun sequence DNA region contains:
- the LOC126070444 gene encoding olfactory receptor 2L13-like, whose product MEKWNQTSNDFILLGLLPPNQTGMLLLFLILLVFFLSSVGNSTMIFLICMDSRLHTPMYFLLSQLSLMDLMYISTIVPKMIHNFLSGHKGISFLGCGFQNFFFVTMAGSEGLLLASMAYDRYVAISHPLHYPNRMSRRMCVQMIIGSWILGSINSSAHTAYILHIPYCRSRAIDHFFCDVPAMVSLACMDTWVYEYMVFVSTSLFLLLPFLGITASYGRVLLAVYHMRSKEGRKKAFTTCSTHLTVVTFYYAPFVNTYLRPRNVHSPAQDKILAVFYTILTPMLNPIIYSLRNKEVLGAMKRLFGVFSSKKK is encoded by the coding sequence ATGGAGAAATGGAATCAAACTTCAAATGATTTCATTTTGTTGGGACTTCTTCCCCCAAATCAAACTGGCATGCTGCTCTTGTTCCTTATCCTCCTTGTATTTTTTCTGTCCTCGGTGGGAAACTCAACCATGATTTTCCTCATTTGCATGGATTCCCgactccacacacccatgtacttccTCCTCAGCCAGCTCTCTCTCATGGACCTGATGTACATTTCTACTATAGTCCCCAAGATGATACACAACTTCCTCTCTGGCCACAAAGGCATCTCTTTCCTAGGATGTGGCTTTCAAAACTTCTTCTTCGTGACAATGGCCGGTTCTGAAGGCTTACTCTTAGCctccatggcctatgaccgttacGTGGCCATCTCTCACCCCCTGCATTATCCCAACCGTATGAGTAGAAGGATGTGTGTCCAGATGATCATAGGATCTTGGATCTTGGGGTCCATCAACTCTTCGGCACACACAGCTTATATCCTTCATATTCCTTACTGCCGGTCCAGGGCCATTGATCATTTCTTTTGCGATGTCCCAGCCATGGTGTCTCTTGCATGTATGGACACCTGGGTCTATGAGTACATGGTTTTTGTGAGCACaagcctctttctcctccttcctttccttggcATCACTGCTTCCTACGGCAGAGTCCTTTTGGCTGTCTACCATATGCGCtccaaagaaggaaggaaaaaggcctTCACCACCTGTTCAACACATTTAACTGTAGTTACCTTTTACTATGCACCATTTGTTAACACCTATCTTCGGCCCAGGAATGTCCACTCACCAGCACAAGATAAGATTTTGGCAGTTTTTTACACCATCCTCACTCCCATGCTCAATCCTATTATTTATAGCCTGAGAAATAAGGAAGTCCTGGGGGCCATGAAAAGACTGTTTGgagtattttcttccaagaaaaaaTAG